Proteins from one Brevibacillus humidisoli genomic window:
- a CDS encoding ATP phosphoribosyltransferase regulatory subunit codes for MAKPLGFEKPLGMRDILPESLAKQRYLEAALRGQIEKWGYEEIATPSLEYYDTVGEASLTTTERMFKLLDKQGHTVVLRPDMTAPIARVVSSLYKQVPFPIRLYYQANVFRAQEKEAGRNAEFYQTGVELIGDHSVDADAEVIALAVACLQSAGVTSFKVAIGHADFMDGLLEEIVPDRSYHEQFRQFLHDRDYVGYRQLVDSLPIAEEGRERLHALLRLRGGKAKIEQARQLTVNGKARQAVQTIQSLWEALEAYGVTEHLLLDFNLVLNLNYYTGTVFEGYAADLGSPLIGGGRYDHLLARFGRPAPATGFAIKMDRLLQVTSSRPEPKKLGLLILYTEPNRRRALLEAQRQRQLGRVVLTQLIGHAADAGAFVTRDDVEVIEMTGEGEAG; via the coding sequence ATGGCTAAGCCGTTAGGATTTGAAAAACCGTTAGGCATGCGCGACATTCTACCGGAATCGCTGGCGAAACAGCGCTACTTGGAGGCAGCACTGCGGGGACAGATTGAAAAGTGGGGCTACGAAGAGATCGCCACTCCTTCCCTTGAGTATTATGATACCGTCGGAGAGGCGAGTCTGACCACAACAGAACGGATGTTTAAGCTGCTGGACAAACAAGGGCATACAGTGGTGCTCCGACCGGACATGACGGCGCCGATTGCCAGGGTTGTCTCTTCTTTGTATAAGCAAGTGCCTTTTCCAATACGCTTGTACTACCAGGCCAATGTCTTTCGCGCTCAGGAGAAGGAGGCAGGCCGGAACGCCGAGTTTTATCAGACGGGAGTGGAGTTGATCGGGGATCACTCGGTAGATGCTGATGCGGAAGTGATCGCATTGGCCGTAGCTTGTCTGCAATCTGCCGGTGTCACCTCCTTCAAAGTAGCGATCGGTCACGCCGACTTTATGGACGGTCTGCTTGAAGAAATCGTGCCTGACCGCTCTTATCATGAGCAGTTTCGGCAGTTCTTGCATGACCGTGACTACGTCGGCTATCGCCAGCTTGTCGATTCCCTGCCGATCGCCGAAGAGGGGCGAGAGCGCCTGCACGCCCTGTTGCGCTTGAGAGGGGGAAAGGCGAAGATCGAGCAAGCACGGCAGCTCACCGTCAACGGCAAAGCACGCCAGGCTGTGCAAACCATTCAATCTCTATGGGAGGCACTGGAAGCGTACGGTGTGACCGAACACCTGCTGCTTGACTTTAACCTGGTGCTCAATCTTAACTACTACACGGGAACTGTATTTGAAGGATATGCGGCTGATCTGGGCTCGCCGCTGATCGGCGGGGGGCGCTACGACCATCTGCTGGCCCGGTTTGGACGACCGGCACCTGCGACTGGTTTTGCGATCAAAATGGACCGACTCCTACAGGTGACTTCCAGCCGACCAGAGCCAAAAAAACTCGGCCTGTTGATCCTCTACACGGAACCGAATCGTCGGCGGGCGCTGCTGGAAGCGCAGCGACAGCGGCAGTTGGGGCGTGTCGTGTTGACCCAACTGATCGGTCACGCCGCTGACGCCGGTGCGTTCGTTACGCGAGACGACGTCGAAGTGATCGAAATGACGGGAGAGGGGGAGGCCGGATGA
- a CDS encoding zinc-binding alcohol dehydrogenase family protein, translating to MNTEKTMKAVGLTRYLPIDHPDSLLDVEVEQPTPTGRDLLVQVQAISVNPVDVKVRAPKEKVEEQPRILGWDVAGIVVQTGSDSSLFQAGDEVYYAGSIARPGGNSQYHLVDERIVGKKPRTLTFAEAAALPLTGITAWEALFDRLGIPFAAEANRGRTILIIGAAGGVGSIATQLASLAGLTVIGTASRDESIRWAKQHGATYTINHHQPFATQLKEIGFDHVDYILCLNSTDKHWHSMSEAIAPQGKICSIVETDQPLDLTLLKNKSATFVWELMFTRSLYQTADMEEQHKLLNKLAGLVDGGNIRTTLTERLHPINAANLRQAHAKVETGHTIGKIVLEGFE from the coding sequence ATGAACACAGAGAAAACGATGAAAGCAGTTGGACTGACCCGCTATTTGCCGATCGATCATCCGGATAGCTTGCTTGATGTCGAAGTGGAACAACCCACTCCAACCGGGCGCGACCTGCTTGTCCAGGTGCAGGCGATCTCGGTCAATCCGGTAGATGTGAAAGTACGCGCACCAAAAGAGAAGGTGGAAGAACAGCCGAGGATTCTCGGATGGGACGTGGCAGGGATCGTGGTGCAGACAGGTTCTGACAGCAGCTTGTTTCAAGCAGGAGATGAGGTGTATTACGCAGGCAGCATCGCTCGTCCGGGCGGCAATAGTCAATACCACCTCGTAGACGAGCGGATAGTAGGGAAGAAGCCCAGAACGCTTACCTTTGCCGAAGCAGCCGCTCTGCCGCTCACTGGAATTACAGCCTGGGAGGCACTTTTTGATCGTCTCGGCATCCCGTTTGCTGCCGAAGCCAATCGGGGAAGAACGATCCTGATCATCGGTGCAGCTGGCGGAGTTGGCTCGATCGCGACGCAATTAGCCAGTCTGGCAGGGTTAACCGTGATCGGTACAGCCTCACGCGATGAATCGATCCGCTGGGCAAAGCAGCATGGGGCCACCTACACGATCAATCATCATCAACCGTTTGCGACGCAACTAAAAGAGATCGGTTTTGACCATGTTGACTACATTCTTTGCCTCAACAGTACCGACAAGCACTGGCACAGCATGAGTGAGGCGATCGCGCCGCAAGGGAAAATCTGCTCTATTGTCGAGACGGATCAACCTCTTGATCTAACCCTTCTAAAAAACAAGAGTGCAACGTTTGTCTGGGAATTGATGTTTACACGTTCGCTATACCAGACGGCTGATATGGAGGAACAGCACAAGCTGCTGAACAAGCTCGCCGGTCTAGTGGATGGCGGAAACATCCGTACGACGCTGACGGAACGACTGCATCCGATCAATGCGGCAAACTTGCGACAGGCACACGCCAAGGTGGAGACAGGACATACAATCGGAAAGATCGTACTGGAAGGGTTTGAGTGA
- a CDS encoding winged helix-turn-helix transcriptional regulator, translated as MRNRKSGYGHCPNDEACPVETTLDVIGGKWKGVLLYYLLDGKKRFNEFRRICPGITQRMLTLQLRELEQDGVIHREVYHQVPPKVEYSLTDFGRTLEPIILEMKKWGEMYKKTVQLTRLPE; from the coding sequence ATGAGGAATCGCAAAAGCGGGTACGGGCACTGCCCCAATGATGAGGCATGCCCGGTCGAAACAACGTTGGATGTGATCGGCGGTAAATGGAAAGGGGTCCTGCTCTATTATTTGCTTGATGGAAAGAAACGCTTCAACGAGTTTCGGAGAATCTGCCCGGGCATCACGCAGCGCATGCTGACCCTGCAGTTGAGAGAGTTGGAACAAGACGGAGTGATTCATCGAGAGGTATACCACCAAGTTCCGCCGAAAGTGGAATACTCGCTAACCGACTTCGGCAGAACCCTGGAGCCCATCATATTGGAAATGAAAAAATGGGGGGAGATGTATAAGAAAACCGTGCAGCTTACTCGACTTCCCGAATGA
- a CDS encoding acyltransferase: MRKTKRYQVQGANPLWQLYQTVSFWKVVKNFVVIQLSRYTPFLSWKNWMYRRLLRMEVGEQSAFALMVMVDIMFPELIKVGKNCVIGYNTTILAHEYLVDEYRLGEVRIGDGVLIGANSIILPGVTIGDGAVVAAGTVVHKDIAAGCFVGGNPMQIIREVE; the protein is encoded by the coding sequence ATGCGAAAGACAAAACGATACCAGGTGCAGGGGGCCAACCCACTCTGGCAGCTCTACCAAACCGTCAGCTTCTGGAAAGTCGTCAAAAACTTCGTCGTCATCCAACTCTCCCGTTACACCCCGTTTTTATCGTGGAAGAACTGGATGTACCGCAGGCTGCTGCGGATGGAAGTGGGAGAGCAAAGCGCTTTTGCACTCATGGTCATGGTCGACATCATGTTTCCCGAGCTGATCAAAGTGGGGAAAAACTGCGTCATCGGCTATAACACCACGATCCTGGCGCACGAATACCTGGTCGATGAGTATCGGTTAGGTGAGGTGCGGATCGGGGACGGTGTGCTGATTGGCGCCAACAGCATCATACTACCTGGTGTGACGATTGGCGATGGAGCGGTTGTGGCAGCCGGTACGGTGGTTCACAAAGACATCGCTGCTGGCTGTTTCGTTGGCGGCAATCCGATGCAGATCATTCGGGAAGTCGAGTAA
- the hprK gene encoding HPr(Ser) kinase/phosphatase has translation MRKTRVSHVVEQFHMKVLSGEDGLGREITVTDLSRPGLQLAGYLSHYPAERIQLLGLTEMGFLKTLSQAERVERLGFLMDEQTPCFCITRSQDVTPEMVEISNERNIPVLQSPLATTNLVSKLTNFLENRLAPTTTLHGVLTDIYGVGVLIVGASGIGKSETALELVKRGHRLVADDAVEIRQTQEGQLIGSAPELIQHLLEIRGVGIINVMTMFGAGAVRNVKNIAMVVKLELWDQHKQYERLGLDEETMKIMDTEIPLLTIPVRPGRNLAVIIEVASMNFRLKRMGYNAAVHFSKRLTDTIEDAEPDL, from the coding sequence ATGCGAAAAACAAGAGTAAGCCACGTGGTGGAACAGTTCCATATGAAAGTTTTGAGTGGTGAGGATGGTCTGGGGCGGGAGATCACGGTGACCGACTTGAGTCGGCCCGGTCTGCAATTAGCAGGGTATTTGTCCCATTATCCAGCAGAGCGGATTCAGCTGCTCGGTTTGACAGAGATGGGGTTTCTCAAAACCCTGAGTCAAGCAGAGCGGGTAGAGCGGCTAGGCTTTCTGATGGATGAGCAAACTCCTTGTTTCTGCATCACCCGCAGTCAAGATGTGACACCTGAGATGGTGGAAATCTCCAACGAACGGAATATTCCGGTTTTGCAGTCTCCGCTCGCTACGACCAATCTGGTCAGCAAGCTGACGAACTTTTTGGAAAACCGTCTGGCCCCGACGACGACGCTGCACGGCGTGCTGACCGACATCTACGGGGTAGGGGTGCTTATCGTGGGCGCCAGCGGGATCGGCAAGAGTGAGACAGCACTGGAATTGGTGAAACGAGGCCATCGGCTGGTCGCCGATGATGCAGTGGAGATCCGCCAGACCCAGGAGGGCCAACTGATCGGCAGTGCGCCTGAGCTGATTCAGCATCTGCTGGAGATTCGTGGTGTGGGGATCATCAACGTGATGACGATGTTTGGAGCAGGGGCAGTGCGGAACGTAAAAAATATTGCCATGGTGGTAAAACTGGAGCTGTGGGATCAGCATAAACAGTATGAACGCCTAGGCTTGGACGAGGAAACCATGAAGATTATGGATACGGAGATTCCGCTGCTTACGATCCCCGTCCGCCCTGGCCGCAACCTGGCCGTGATCATTGAGGTAGCCTCGATGAACTTCCGCCTGAAACGCATGGGTTACAACGCCGCTGTCCATTTTTCCAAGCGGCTGACGGATACGATTGAGGACGCCGAACCAGATCTATAA
- a CDS encoding sensor histidine kinase produces the protein MNSLLEFFLLNVPEALVVLMVGLAVFNKSILPKWKQGLLFSFLYGSGSFLLTHLGLSIDVKAFLLLFWMFVLVYWLIERKTWLALVICASSFSLFFISEFFIIIFFQTFSINLDEIMENKHYLYLAVWLYFLFLLIITVILRFLRFDIRRLMPKAKLNRYLTLLILVGSIEFFLILFMSTHFYLAKKNVLPLLYLDHVPILNWAILVLFIVITYLFWVYLSLTIDRVETETETPYLQNINELLTAIRSIKHDAVNHYTAIDGFLKVGMYDMASDYVKQLMRETTNVVQAVDGVKSPAVSALLHSKMAVCMAERIHFSVNIQSESQFSFVKTYDLIKILGNLLDNAIAATLEEVEENRFIVLRWEDTDKERSLYIENSGPTIPTDKLDEVFNLGYTTKGEGEGGVGLAVVKKVVKSYGGRIKVSSNNGITRFSILFPL, from the coding sequence ATGAACAGCCTACTAGAATTTTTCCTACTCAACGTGCCCGAAGCTCTCGTCGTCCTCATGGTTGGATTGGCCGTCTTCAACAAATCAATCCTGCCCAAGTGGAAGCAGGGACTCTTGTTCAGCTTCCTGTATGGGAGCGGCAGCTTTTTGCTGACTCATCTTGGCTTGTCTATTGATGTAAAAGCATTCCTCCTACTATTCTGGATGTTCGTACTCGTTTATTGGCTGATTGAACGAAAGACTTGGCTCGCCCTGGTCATTTGTGCAAGTTCATTCTCTTTATTCTTTATTTCTGAATTCTTTATCATTATTTTTTTCCAGACTTTCTCCATTAATCTTGACGAGATTATGGAAAACAAACACTATCTTTACTTGGCGGTCTGGCTGTACTTTTTATTTTTGCTAATCATCACCGTTATCTTGAGGTTCCTTCGCTTTGATATTCGTCGGTTAATGCCCAAAGCCAAACTAAACCGGTATTTAACCTTGCTCATTCTGGTAGGAAGTATTGAATTCTTTTTGATTTTGTTTATGAGTACTCATTTCTATCTGGCAAAGAAAAATGTTCTACCCTTATTATACTTGGATCACGTCCCCATTTTGAATTGGGCGATTCTGGTTTTGTTTATCGTGATTACCTATTTATTCTGGGTCTATTTAAGCCTCACGATCGATCGCGTAGAAACCGAAACGGAAACTCCATACTTGCAGAACATAAACGAATTATTGACTGCTATCCGCTCGATCAAACACGATGCTGTCAATCACTATACCGCTATCGATGGCTTCCTAAAGGTAGGTATGTACGACATGGCGTCAGATTATGTAAAGCAGCTAATGCGCGAAACAACCAATGTGGTGCAAGCTGTCGATGGTGTAAAGAGTCCAGCCGTTTCAGCCCTGCTTCATTCTAAAATGGCTGTCTGTATGGCGGAGCGGATTCATTTTTCCGTCAACATCCAATCCGAGTCCCAGTTTTCATTTGTAAAGACGTATGATCTCATTAAAATCCTCGGCAATCTGCTAGACAATGCGATCGCCGCTACGCTTGAGGAAGTAGAGGAGAACCGTTTTATCGTTCTTCGTTGGGAAGATACAGACAAAGAGCGGTCCCTGTACATCGAAAACAGCGGTCCCACGATACCTACCGACAAACTAGATGAGGTTTTCAATCTCGGTTATACAACAAAAGGAGAGGGGGAAGGAGGAGTTGGACTTGCTGTCGTGAAAAAGGTAGTCAAATCCTATGGCGGTCGTATTAAGGTATCCTCCAACAACGGTATCACGCGCTTCTCCATTTTATTTCCTCTGTAG
- a CDS encoding accessory gene regulator ArgB-like protein, with protein sequence MSWTEKVSNRLARRLVTEGSPYSLGQISHGIEIFLLMVLNAAFLLVVSYILGCFMESVVIGFIYMLHRNFTGGVHFRNQSACFFIGNALMIGLALIVKSLPSVPDVFSYSLISISFVLSYLVNARHAPAKHIYVEYDPFIIKRNRTIILRLLIFGCLLSYLLVYFAYSKFAFAYTVAILLQSILLHPVIYRLVESIEHKFFKGVDL encoded by the coding sequence TTGAGTTGGACAGAAAAAGTGTCGAACCGATTGGCAAGGAGACTTGTCACCGAAGGAAGTCCTTATTCCCTTGGACAAATATCGCACGGGATAGAGATCTTTCTTTTGATGGTACTCAATGCGGCATTTCTGTTGGTCGTTTCTTATATTCTGGGCTGTTTTATGGAATCAGTCGTGATTGGATTCATCTATATGCTCCATAGAAATTTCACAGGAGGGGTTCACTTTAGAAACCAATCGGCTTGCTTTTTCATCGGAAATGCCTTGATGATCGGCTTGGCCCTCATTGTAAAATCGTTGCCGTCTGTACCGGATGTTTTTTCCTACTCTCTCATTAGCATCAGTTTCGTATTGTCGTATCTCGTAAACGCGCGGCACGCACCGGCGAAGCATATCTATGTAGAATACGATCCATTCATTATCAAAAGGAATCGCACAATTATCTTAAGATTGTTAATCTTTGGTTGTCTTTTATCTTATTTATTAGTATACTTTGCTTATAGCAAGTTTGCCTTTGCTTACACAGTTGCTATATTACTCCAATCGATATTGCTCCATCCCGTCATATATCGACTGGTTGAGAGTATCGAACATAAATTCTTCAAAGGAGTTGATTTATGA
- a CDS encoding phage holin family protein: MLRWVVRLLLNGGALLAISYLFDEVEVTGFGVAVMAAFILGLVNTMIRPILVMLTMPLNFLTLGLFWFFTNAVTFALTAYLIDGFEIGVWPDSLMTTVLAAATMSLFAAVIHRMTRKKKAAS, translated from the coding sequence ATGTTAAGATGGGTGGTCCGGTTGCTGCTTAATGGGGGAGCGCTCTTGGCGATCAGCTATTTGTTTGACGAGGTAGAAGTAACCGGGTTTGGTGTGGCGGTCATGGCTGCTTTTATCCTGGGGTTGGTGAATACGATGATCCGGCCGATCCTGGTGATGCTGACCATGCCGCTCAACTTCTTGACATTGGGATTATTCTGGTTTTTCACAAATGCTGTGACGTTTGCCTTGACGGCCTACCTGATCGATGGATTTGAGATTGGCGTGTGGCCGGATTCACTGATGACGACTGTTCTTGCGGCGGCGACGATGAGTTTGTTTGCTGCCGTCATTCACCGAATGACACGTAAGAAAAAAGCCGCATCGTAA
- a CDS encoding HD domain-containing protein: MDYAALIVEALPPRLLKRAERCFDGQDPAHDWSHNLRVMALCERIGREEGAEMTVLRLAALLHDIGRAEERRTKECHAQISARQCEPMLREEGYDHAVIEAVQKAILTHRWRKENPPQTLEEKILFDADKLDSIGAVGIGRAFAYSGVIGQPLQSDQLDQHTPQREFEQKLVKLKDRLFTPTARQIAEQRHAFMLRFFEQWEKELRGIS, from the coding sequence ATGGATTACGCGGCGCTAATTGTAGAAGCACTGCCACCGCGGCTACTGAAGCGGGCGGAACGCTGTTTTGACGGACAGGATCCGGCGCACGATTGGAGTCACAACCTGCGCGTGATGGCCCTCTGTGAACGAATTGGCCGTGAAGAAGGGGCCGAGATGACAGTGCTCCGGCTGGCTGCTTTGCTGCACGATATCGGGCGTGCAGAAGAAAGACGGACAAAAGAATGCCACGCCCAAATCAGTGCTCGACAGTGTGAGCCCATGTTGCGGGAGGAGGGCTATGACCACGCGGTGATCGAGGCCGTTCAAAAAGCGATCCTGACTCACCGCTGGCGCAAAGAGAATCCTCCACAAACCCTGGAGGAAAAGATCTTGTTCGATGCTGATAAACTGGACTCGATCGGAGCGGTCGGGATTGGCCGGGCGTTCGCCTATTCCGGGGTCATCGGTCAGCCGTTACAGTCCGACCAACTCGACCAGCATACCCCACAGCGAGAGTTTGAACAGAAACTAGTCAAACTAAAGGACCGCCTGTTTACGCCAACGGCGAGGCAGATAGCTGAGCAGCGCCACGCCTTTATGCTGCGGTTTTTTGAGCAGTGGGAGAAGGAGCTGAGAGGGATCTCTTGA
- the uvrA gene encoding excinuclease ABC subunit UvrA yields the protein MPLEHIVVKGARAHNLKNIDVTIPRDKFVVLTGLSGSGKSSLAFDTIYAEGQRRYVESLSAYARQFLGQMDKPDVDSIEGLSPAISIDQKTTSRNPRSTVGTVTEIYDYLRLLYARIGKPICPEHGIEISSQTIEQMVDRVMEYPERTRLQILAPLVQGRKGEHVKLLDEIRKEGYVRVRVDGEVRDLSEEIKLEKNKKHSIEVVVDRIVVKPDAQTRLADSLETALKLADGKVIVDVIDQEELLFSEKHACPICGFSIGELEPRMFSFNSPYGACPECDGLGVKMEVDPDLVIPDTRKSLNEGAIEAWEPKSSTYYQQLLESACRHFEIDMDIPVEELPEEQLRIVMYGSRGEKIHFRYENEFGQVREAVVPFEGVVPNLQRRHLETSSDYIREQIEGFMSQKPCPVCKGQRLRQESLAVLVGGKNISQLTELSISDAFAYADQLELNEKDAKIANLVLKEVKARLRFLIDVGLDYLTLSRAAGTLSGGEAQRIRLATQIGSSLMGVLYILDEPSIGLHQRDNARLIKTLEHMTSLGNTLIVVEHDEDTMLACDYVIDIGPGAGIHGGQVVAAGTPQEVMENPNSLTGAYLSGRKFIPVPLNRREAGDKWITVEGANENNLKNVNAKIPLGVFVAVTGVSGSGKSTLVNEILHKALARELNGAKAKPGSHRRITGLEHLDKVVDIDQSPIGRTPRSNPATYTGVFDDIRDLFAQTNEAKVRGYKKGRFSFNVKGGRCEACSGDGIIKIEMHFLPDVYVPCEVCHGKRYNRETLEVKYKGKSISDVLEMTIEDALEFFRNIPRIERKLQTLYDVGLGYMNLGQPATTLSGGEAQRVKLASELYRRSNGRTLYILDEPTTGLHTDDIDRLLKVLQRLVENGDTVLVIEHNLDVIKTADYIIDLGPEGGIRGGEIIATGTPEEVAQQDISYTGQFLGPILERDRQRTLARMDQLVAK from the coding sequence ATGCCGCTGGAGCACATAGTAGTAAAAGGAGCCCGGGCGCACAATCTGAAAAATATTGATGTAACCATTCCGCGCGACAAGTTTGTCGTGCTGACTGGTCTATCCGGGTCCGGCAAGTCGTCACTGGCGTTTGACACCATTTACGCAGAAGGGCAGCGGCGGTATGTCGAGTCCTTGTCAGCGTACGCCCGGCAGTTCCTGGGACAGATGGACAAGCCGGACGTTGATTCGATAGAAGGACTGTCACCGGCGATTTCCATCGATCAGAAGACGACCAGCCGCAACCCTCGTTCAACGGTGGGAACGGTAACCGAGATATACGATTACCTGCGGCTGCTGTATGCGCGCATTGGTAAACCGATCTGCCCGGAGCACGGAATCGAGATCAGCTCGCAGACGATTGAACAGATGGTCGACCGGGTGATGGAGTACCCGGAGCGCACACGGCTGCAAATCCTGGCGCCGCTGGTACAGGGACGCAAAGGAGAGCATGTCAAGCTGCTCGATGAGATTCGCAAGGAAGGCTACGTTCGTGTACGGGTTGATGGCGAAGTGCGCGACCTGTCAGAAGAGATCAAGCTGGAAAAAAACAAGAAGCACTCGATTGAAGTGGTGGTTGACCGGATCGTGGTCAAACCGGATGCGCAGACCAGACTGGCTGATTCGCTGGAGACAGCACTGAAACTGGCCGACGGCAAAGTCATCGTGGACGTGATCGATCAGGAAGAGCTGCTGTTTAGCGAAAAGCATGCTTGCCCGATCTGCGGCTTTTCCATCGGTGAACTGGAGCCGCGCATGTTCTCATTTAACAGCCCCTACGGAGCTTGTCCGGAATGTGACGGCCTGGGGGTCAAGATGGAAGTGGACCCTGATCTGGTGATACCAGACACCCGCAAAAGTCTGAATGAAGGCGCGATCGAGGCATGGGAGCCGAAGTCATCCACCTACTACCAGCAGTTGCTGGAGTCGGCCTGCCGCCACTTTGAGATTGACATGGATATCCCTGTGGAAGAGTTGCCGGAGGAACAACTGCGAATTGTCATGTACGGCAGCCGAGGCGAAAAGATTCACTTCCGCTATGAAAACGAGTTCGGCCAGGTTCGAGAGGCGGTTGTTCCGTTTGAAGGGGTCGTGCCCAACCTGCAGCGGCGTCATCTGGAAACCAGTTCCGATTACATCCGTGAACAGATCGAGGGTTTCATGAGTCAGAAGCCTTGTCCGGTCTGCAAAGGGCAGCGTCTGCGGCAGGAGAGCCTGGCCGTGTTGGTGGGCGGCAAGAACATTTCCCAACTGACTGAACTCTCCATCTCGGATGCGTTTGCTTATGCCGATCAGCTGGAGCTGAACGAGAAAGACGCCAAGATTGCCAATCTCGTCCTGAAAGAAGTTAAAGCACGGCTCCGTTTTCTCATCGATGTAGGGCTTGATTATTTGACCCTCAGCCGTGCTGCGGGAACGCTCTCCGGTGGGGAAGCGCAGCGCATTCGCCTGGCTACGCAGATCGGTTCCAGCCTGATGGGCGTCCTCTACATCCTCGACGAGCCTAGTATAGGGCTGCATCAGCGCGACAACGCCCGTCTGATCAAAACGCTCGAACACATGACCAGTCTGGGCAACACCTTGATTGTCGTGGAGCACGATGAAGATACGATGCTGGCCTGCGACTACGTGATCGACATCGGCCCCGGAGCGGGTATTCACGGCGGTCAGGTAGTGGCGGCTGGGACACCGCAAGAAGTGATGGAAAATCCCAACTCGCTCACCGGAGCCTATCTGAGCGGGCGAAAGTTCATCCCGGTGCCGCTCAATCGTCGTGAGGCAGGCGACAAGTGGATCACTGTCGAAGGGGCAAACGAAAACAACCTGAAAAACGTGAACGCCAAGATTCCACTCGGCGTGTTTGTCGCTGTCACCGGCGTTTCCGGATCGGGGAAAAGTACCCTTGTGAACGAAATCCTGCACAAAGCGCTGGCCCGCGAGTTAAACGGTGCCAAGGCGAAGCCGGGCAGCCACCGGCGCATCACCGGCCTGGAACACTTGGATAAGGTAGTCGATATCGACCAGTCGCCGATCGGCCGTACCCCGCGTTCCAACCCGGCTACCTATACCGGTGTGTTTGACGACATCCGCGACTTGTTCGCCCAGACCAATGAGGCCAAAGTGCGCGGCTACAAAAAAGGACGTTTCAGCTTCAATGTCAAAGGAGGCCGCTGTGAAGCGTGTAGCGGAGATGGGATTATCAAGATCGAGATGCACTTCTTGCCCGATGTCTACGTGCCTTGCGAGGTTTGCCACGGCAAGCGCTACAATCGTGAGACATTAGAAGTGAAGTACAAAGGCAAAAGCATCTCAGATGTACTGGAGATGACCATCGAGGATGCGCTGGAGTTTTTCCGCAACATTCCACGTATTGAGCGGAAGCTGCAGACGCTGTACGATGTCGGACTAGGCTACATGAATCTGGGGCAGCCGGCGACGACGCTCTCCGGTGGGGAAGCGCAGCGGGTCAAACTGGCCTCGGAGCTGTACCGGCGCAGCAATGGGCGCACGCTGTACATCCTGGATGAGCCGACGACCGGTCTGCACACGGACGACATCGACCGCTTGCTAAAAGTGCTGCAGCGGTTGGTGGAGAACGGCGATACTGTGCTGGTGATCGAGCACAACCTGGATGTGATCAAGACAGCTGATTATATTATCGACCTCGGCCCGGAAGGTGGTATTCGCGGCGGTGAAATCATCGCAACCGGCACTCCGGAAGAGGTAGCTCAGCAGGATATCTCCTACACCGGACAGTTTCTCGGACCGATCCTGGAGCGCGACCGCCAGCGGACATTGGCCCGGATGGACCAGTTGGTGGCGAAATAA